A single region of the Rhodococcus sp. W8901 genome encodes:
- a CDS encoding ParB/RepB/Spo0J family partition protein, with amino-acid sequence MAQTRKGGLGRGLAALIPTGPANGGPGLGNAAADVIIGTSAPAAGVATKDPVDPPADAAESGATAAAPKAAKKTAAKATAKAPAKTPAKPAAAAKAADVVASAPTPAPAVRTDEEPLSPAGAVYHEIPPHLIEPNPKQPRHVFDEEALNELVHSIREFGLMQPIVVRRIGPEQYQLVMGERRWRASQIAGLETIPAIVRETTDETLLRDALLENIHRVQLNPLEEAAAYQQLLEEFEVTHEELAARIGRSRPVVTNMIRLLKLPIPVQRRVAAGVLSAGHARALLSLEAGADAQEVLAARIVAEGMSVRATEEAVMLANREGPSPTPPVKRKPIQMPGLQDVAERLSSSFDTRVTVSLGKRKGKIVVEFGSVDDLERIVGMMEKQSGN; translated from the coding sequence ATGGCGCAGACACGTAAGGGCGGGCTCGGCCGCGGGCTGGCGGCGCTGATCCCGACGGGACCGGCCAACGGTGGACCGGGACTGGGGAACGCGGCCGCGGACGTCATCATCGGGACGTCGGCGCCGGCCGCCGGTGTCGCCACCAAGGATCCCGTGGATCCCCCGGCGGACGCAGCGGAGTCGGGGGCCACCGCGGCCGCGCCGAAGGCCGCCAAGAAGACCGCAGCGAAGGCCACGGCGAAGGCCCCGGCCAAGACCCCGGCGAAGCCGGCCGCGGCCGCGAAGGCCGCGGATGTCGTCGCGAGCGCCCCGACTCCGGCACCCGCGGTCCGCACCGACGAGGAGCCCCTCTCCCCCGCCGGTGCGGTGTACCACGAGATCCCGCCGCACCTGATCGAGCCGAACCCCAAGCAGCCCCGCCACGTCTTCGACGAGGAGGCGCTGAACGAACTGGTGCACTCGATCCGCGAGTTCGGACTGATGCAGCCGATCGTCGTCCGGCGGATCGGCCCCGAGCAGTACCAGCTCGTCATGGGCGAGCGCCGCTGGCGGGCGAGCCAGATCGCCGGCCTCGAGACGATCCCCGCGATCGTCCGCGAGACCACGGACGAAACGCTGCTGCGCGATGCCCTCCTGGAGAACATCCATCGGGTGCAGCTCAACCCGCTCGAAGAGGCGGCCGCGTATCAGCAGTTGCTCGAGGAGTTCGAGGTCACCCACGAGGAGTTGGCGGCACGGATCGGACGCTCGCGTCCGGTCGTGACGAACATGATCCGACTCCTCAAGCTCCCGATCCCGGTGCAGCGCCGCGTCGCGGCAGGTGTGCTGTCCGCGGGCCACGCCCGTGCGCTGCTGTCCCTCGAGGCGGGAGCGGACGCGCAGGAGGTGCTCGCGGCCCGCATCGTGGCCGAGGGCATGTCGGTGCGGGCAACGGAGGAAGCGGTCATGCTCGCGAATCGCGAGGGCCCCTCCCCTACCCCACCGGTGAAGCGGAAGCCGATCCAGATGCCGGGTCTGCAGGACGTCGCCGAGCGGCTGTCGAGTTCGTTCGACACTCGCGTCACGGTGAGTCTCGGCAAGCGGAAGGGCAAGATCGTCGTCGAGTTCGGTTCGGTCGACGATCTGGAGCGCATCGTGGGCATGATGGAGAAGCAGAGCGGTAACTGA
- a CDS encoding N-acetylmuramoyl-L-alanine amidase produces the protein MQLLRHGDHGPAVAEIRGTLTGLGFLHNGVAETQREAVNGSHWVAPDAVFDHHLDSAVRAFQQQRGLLVDGIVGPATYRSLKEASYRLGARTLIYQLSAPLYGDDVAALQTRLQDLGFYVGRVDGYFGPQTHEALSSFQREIGIAADGICGPATLRSLELLGTRVSGGSPHAISEEELVRRSGPQLSGKRIVIDPGLGGADTGLIVSTPHGPMSEAEILWDLASRLEGRMAATGMETFLSRPPHANPSEAQRAETSNGFDADLMIALRCDSHTSPSAGGVASFHFGNSHGSTSMIGQILTGFIQREVVARTPMQDCRTHGRTWDLLRLTKMPTVQVDIGYLTNDSDVSVLTNPRYRDTIAEAILVAVKRLYLLGQDDAPTGTFTFAELLAEELSGVERAR, from the coding sequence ATGCAGCTACTCCGTCACGGCGATCACGGCCCCGCCGTCGCCGAGATTCGGGGTACCTTGACCGGCCTGGGCTTCCTCCACAACGGGGTAGCGGAGACGCAGCGTGAGGCCGTCAACGGCTCGCACTGGGTGGCCCCGGACGCCGTGTTCGATCACCACCTCGATTCCGCCGTCAGAGCCTTCCAGCAGCAGCGTGGCCTGTTGGTCGACGGGATCGTCGGTCCCGCGACGTACCGCTCGCTCAAGGAGGCGTCGTACCGCCTCGGCGCCCGCACCCTCATCTATCAGCTGTCCGCGCCGCTGTACGGCGACGACGTCGCCGCCCTGCAGACCCGTCTGCAGGACCTCGGCTTCTACGTCGGGCGGGTGGACGGCTACTTCGGCCCGCAGACGCACGAGGCGCTCAGCTCGTTCCAGCGAGAGATCGGCATCGCCGCCGACGGCATCTGCGGCCCCGCGACCCTGCGGTCGCTGGAACTGCTCGGCACCCGGGTCTCCGGCGGTTCGCCGCACGCGATCAGCGAGGAGGAGCTGGTCCGCCGGTCCGGCCCGCAGCTCAGCGGCAAGCGGATCGTCATCGATCCCGGTCTGGGCGGCGCCGACACCGGTCTGATCGTCTCGACCCCGCACGGCCCGATGAGCGAGGCCGAGATCCTGTGGGATCTCGCGAGCCGGCTCGAGGGTCGCATGGCGGCGACCGGGATGGAGACGTTCCTGTCCCGCCCGCCGCACGCCAACCCCAGCGAGGCGCAGCGCGCCGAGACGTCCAACGGCTTCGACGCCGACCTGATGATCGCGCTGCGGTGCGACAGCCACACCAGCCCGTCCGCGGGCGGTGTGGCCAGCTTCCACTTCGGCAACTCGCACGGCTCCACCTCGATGATCGGCCAGATCCTCACCGGCTTCATCCAGCGCGAGGTCGTGGCTCGAACACCTATGCAGGACTGCAGAACTCACGGACGCACCTGGGATCTGTTGCGGCTCACCAAGATGCCTACCGTTCAGGTCGACATCGGATATCTCACAAATGATTCCGATGTTTCGGTGCTGACGAACCCGCGTTACCGCGACACCATCGCCGAGGCGATCCTCGTCGCCGTCAAGCGGCTGTACCTGCTCGGGCAGGACGACGCGCCGACCGGGACGTTCACGTTCGCCGAACTGCTCGCCGAGGAACTGTCCGGCGTGGAGCGGGCCCGGTAG
- a CDS encoding GNAT family N-acetyltransferase: MSTSVTSLTLDGLDKLSSHARRCVFWEMDPAAVRSSREFSGFHDPEFEKEAWLSMVMLEWGSCGQVALVDDKPAGCALYAPPNMVPRADLFPTSPVSADAILLTTMRLEPTGDEFELGSTLIQAAVGDLVRRGVRALEAFGIRPDLDSSPSDVPTATAARECSPQECMISADFLTDVGFEVVAPHHRFPRLRLELDRDHLWKADVEAALERLLEVAALSLVDIGERSPVGAH; the protein is encoded by the coding sequence GTGTCGACTAGCGTCACGTCACTCACACTGGACGGACTCGACAAGCTGTCCTCGCACGCGCGGCGATGCGTCTTCTGGGAAATGGATCCCGCCGCGGTTCGCAGCTCCCGAGAGTTCAGTGGTTTCCACGACCCCGAGTTCGAGAAGGAAGCATGGCTGTCGATGGTCATGCTCGAGTGGGGTTCGTGCGGCCAGGTCGCCCTCGTCGACGACAAACCGGCCGGCTGCGCCCTGTACGCCCCACCGAACATGGTGCCCCGGGCCGACCTTTTCCCCACCTCGCCGGTGAGCGCCGACGCGATCCTGCTGACCACGATGCGGCTGGAACCGACCGGTGACGAGTTCGAGTTGGGGTCGACGCTCATCCAGGCAGCCGTCGGCGATCTGGTCCGTCGCGGTGTCCGCGCGCTCGAAGCCTTCGGGATCCGACCCGACCTCGACTCCTCCCCCAGTGACGTCCCCACCGCGACCGCGGCCCGCGAGTGTTCGCCCCAGGAATGCATGATCAGCGCCGACTTCCTGACGGACGTCGGATTCGAGGTGGTCGCACCCCATCACCGGTTCCCGCGGTTGCGGCTCGAGCTCGATCGGGACCACCTGTGGAAGGCGGACGTCGAGGCGGCCCTGGAGCGGCTCCTGGAGGTCGCGGCCCTGTCACTGGTCGATATCGGCGAACGAAGCCCTGTGGGGGCCCACTAG
- a CDS encoding TetR/AcrR family transcriptional regulator yields the protein MPRISAPTVGEHRAAQQRALLDAAREVLAEGATEIPPFGEVAARAGLARSSMYQYFRSRQHLLEALIEDSFPRWSARVTAEMSDAGGPDQRVLAYVDANLKLVAEGEHAIATALAQIAPGPELDAKSRAMHADLVTPLSDALAELGVPDVAATSELVNAVLHAATRQVERGEDVDHVRRTTAALIRPFVTDLAGRPE from the coding sequence GTGCCGCGGATCAGTGCACCGACTGTCGGTGAGCATCGAGCCGCGCAACAGCGTGCCCTCCTCGACGCCGCTCGGGAGGTCCTCGCCGAAGGCGCCACGGAGATCCCCCCGTTCGGCGAGGTCGCGGCCCGCGCCGGACTCGCGCGCTCGAGCATGTACCAGTACTTCCGGTCCCGGCAGCACCTGCTCGAGGCGCTCATCGAGGACTCCTTTCCCCGGTGGTCGGCCCGGGTCACCGCCGAGATGTCCGACGCCGGCGGCCCCGATCAGCGGGTGCTGGCCTACGTCGACGCGAACCTGAAGCTGGTGGCCGAGGGGGAGCACGCCATCGCCACGGCGCTGGCGCAGATCGCACCGGGTCCCGAACTCGACGCCAAGAGCCGCGCGATGCACGCGGACCTCGTCACTCCGCTGTCCGACGCGCTCGCCGAACTCGGGGTGCCGGACGTGGCGGCGACGTCCGAACTCGTCAACGCCGTGCTGCACGCCGCGACCCGCCAGGTGGAGCGGGGCGAGGACGTCGATCATGTCCGACGCACCACCGCGGCCCTGATCCGCCCGTTCGTCACCGACCTCGCCGGCCGGCCGGAGTGA
- a CDS encoding ParA family protein, with the protein MSAGPESAVSRETVSRETAAPPESTGGSRDQSLAHSPYAGISLADTPIGAAAQRASQVLHPGSVTLPKPSHRRVFTIANQKGGVGKTTSTVNLASALAIQGLTVLVVDLDPQGNASTALGVPHTSGTPSSYELLLGEVTAKEAIQQSPHNERLYCIPATIDLAGAEIELVSMVARENRLKNALSEKALADIDVDFILIDCPPSLGLLTVNAMVAAKEVLIPIQCEYYALEGVGQLLRNIELVQAHLNPELHVSTVLLTMYDARTKLADQVAEEVRKHFGDAVLRAIIPRSVKVSEAPGYGMTVLDYDPGSRGAMSYLDAGRELAARGMTTTTQEQ; encoded by the coding sequence ATGTCGGCTGGACCTGAATCCGCCGTTTCACGGGAAACGGTTTCACGTGAAACTGCGGCCCCGCCCGAATCGACCGGCGGCAGTCGAGACCAGAGCCTCGCCCACTCCCCCTACGCCGGTATCTCCCTCGCGGACACGCCGATCGGCGCCGCCGCGCAGCGTGCGAGTCAGGTGCTCCATCCCGGTTCGGTGACTCTGCCGAAGCCGTCGCATCGTCGGGTGTTCACGATCGCCAACCAGAAGGGTGGCGTCGGCAAGACCACCTCCACGGTGAATCTGGCGTCGGCGCTGGCGATCCAGGGGCTCACCGTCCTCGTCGTCGATCTCGATCCGCAGGGCAACGCGAGCACCGCGCTGGGTGTCCCCCACACGTCGGGGACGCCGTCGAGCTACGAACTGCTCCTCGGTGAGGTGACCGCGAAGGAAGCGATCCAGCAGAGCCCCCACAACGAACGCCTCTACTGCATCCCCGCGACGATCGACCTGGCCGGCGCGGAGATCGAACTCGTCTCGATGGTGGCGCGCGAGAACCGCCTCAAGAACGCGCTGTCGGAGAAGGCGCTCGCCGACATCGACGTCGACTTCATCCTCATCGACTGCCCGCCGTCGCTGGGCCTGCTGACGGTCAACGCGATGGTCGCCGCGAAGGAGGTGCTGATCCCGATCCAGTGCGAGTACTACGCGCTCGAGGGCGTCGGGCAGTTGCTCCGCAACATCGAACTGGTCCAGGCGCACCTCAATCCGGAACTGCACGTCTCGACCGTGCTGCTGACGATGTACGACGCCCGCACCAAGCTGGCCGACCAGGTGGCCGAGGAGGTGCGCAAGCACTTCGGCGACGCGGTGCTGCGTGCGATCATCCCCCGCAGTGTGAAGGTGTCCGAGGCTCCCGGTTACGGGATGACGGTCCTCGACTACGACCCCGGATCGAGGGGGGCGATGAGCTATCTCGACGCCGGCCGAGAACTCGCGGCACGCGGGATGACCACCACGACGCAGGAGCAGTAG
- a CDS encoding ABC transporter ATP-binding protein, translating into MSTTETAIETAALDIVDANLRLGDGEQTVTALDKVSLTVRPGEMVAVVGPSGSGKSSLLAVAGALTTPDSGTVHVGGRNLLDMKRAEAAKFRRAHIGFVFQSGNLIPSLTAADQLRLVSHLGNSKGRTFRDPIALLEQVGLGHKVDRRPDQLSGGERQRVGIARALVSSPSLLLVDEPTAALDRARSHEIVQLLARETRESRVGTVMVTHDYDVLDYCDRVVEMTDGRLEPR; encoded by the coding sequence CCGCAATCGAGACCGCCGCCCTCGACATCGTCGACGCCAATCTGCGTCTCGGTGACGGCGAGCAGACCGTGACCGCACTCGACAAGGTGAGCCTGACCGTCCGGCCGGGCGAGATGGTCGCCGTCGTCGGCCCGTCGGGCTCGGGCAAGTCGAGCCTCCTCGCGGTGGCGGGGGCGCTCACCACACCGGACTCGGGCACCGTCCACGTGGGCGGCCGCAACCTGCTCGATATGAAGCGCGCCGAGGCGGCGAAGTTCCGGCGGGCGCACATCGGGTTCGTGTTCCAGAGCGGCAACCTCATCCCGTCGCTCACCGCCGCCGACCAGTTGCGGCTGGTGTCGCATCTCGGCAACAGCAAGGGCCGCACGTTCCGCGACCCGATCGCGCTGCTCGAGCAGGTGGGTCTGGGTCACAAGGTCGACCGACGCCCCGACCAGCTCTCGGGCGGTGAACGTCAGCGCGTCGGCATCGCCCGCGCCCTGGTGTCGTCGCCGTCGCTGCTGCTGGTCGACGAGCCGACCGCCGCCCTCGACCGGGCCCGCAGCCACGAGATCGTGCAACTGCTGGCGCGTGAGACCCGGGAGTCGCGCGTAGGGACCGTCATGGTGACCCACGACTACGATGTTCTCGACTATTGCGACCGCGTGGTCGAGATGACGGACGGGCGACTCGAACCCCGGTAA
- the rsmG gene encoding 16S rRNA (guanine(527)-N(7))-methyltransferase RsmG gives MFHVELVDEQWDVVGAVARVFGERASLAEAYHASLASDGVVRGLIGPREVPRLWVRHVLNCGVLGELVGANESVVDVGSGAGLPGIPLAIARPDVRVTLVEPLLRRSVYLQEFVDSVGLSNVTVVRGRAEQAGVVKEVGGADVVTSRAVAPLEKLARWSLPLVRVGGRMLALKGSSAAEEISRDRASLGRLGAGKLEVVECGVDVLPVPTIVVSAERVAQHGRRHR, from the coding sequence ATGTTTCACGTGGAACTGGTTGATGAGCAGTGGGATGTTGTCGGTGCGGTGGCTCGGGTGTTCGGTGAGCGGGCGTCGTTGGCGGAGGCGTATCACGCGTCGTTGGCGTCGGATGGTGTGGTGCGGGGGTTGATCGGTCCGCGTGAGGTGCCGCGGTTGTGGGTGCGGCATGTGCTCAATTGTGGGGTGTTGGGTGAGTTGGTGGGGGCGAACGAGTCGGTGGTCGATGTGGGGTCGGGTGCGGGTTTGCCGGGTATTCCGTTGGCGATTGCGCGGCCGGATGTGCGGGTGACGTTGGTGGAGCCGTTGTTGCGTCGGTCGGTGTATTTGCAGGAGTTCGTGGATTCGGTGGGGCTGTCGAACGTCACCGTGGTCCGGGGGCGCGCCGAGCAGGCGGGGGTGGTGAAGGAGGTCGGCGGCGCCGATGTGGTGACGTCGCGGGCGGTGGCGCCGTTGGAGAAGTTGGCGCGGTGGTCGTTGCCGTTGGTGCGGGTCGGTGGCCGGATGCTGGCGTTGAAGGGTTCGAGTGCGGCGGAGGAGATTTCCCGGGATCGCGCTTCCCTTGGTCGGTTGGGTGCTGGCAAGCTGGAGGTCGTCGAGTGTGGTGTCGATGTGTTGCCGGTGCCGACGATCGTGGTGAGCGCGGAACGAGTCGCGCAACACGGTCGCCGGCACCGCTGA
- the trxA gene encoding thioredoxin — protein sequence MSNTITINDDSFKQEVLDSDKPVLVDFWATWCGPCKMVAPVLEEIAGEHGDKLTVAKLDIDQNPGAARDFQVMSIPTMILFQGGKPIKTIVGAKGKAALLKDLADVL from the coding sequence GTGTCGAACACCATCACGATCAACGACGACTCGTTCAAGCAGGAGGTTCTGGACTCCGACAAGCCCGTGCTCGTCGACTTCTGGGCCACCTGGTGCGGCCCGTGCAAGATGGTCGCCCCCGTGCTCGAGGAGATCGCCGGTGAGCACGGCGACAAGCTCACCGTCGCCAAGCTCGACATCGACCAGAACCCGGGCGCGGCCCGCGACTTCCAGGTCATGTCGATCCCCACGATGATCCTGTTCCAGGGCGGCAAGCCCATCAAGACCATCGTCGGCGCCAAGGGCAAGGCGGCCCTCCTCAAGGATCTCGCCGACGTCCTCTGA
- the trxB gene encoding thioredoxin-disulfide reductase, which translates to MTTPTTVRDLIIVGSGPAGYTAGVYAARAELEPLLFEGTQFGGSLMTTTEVENFPGFREGIMGPDLMDEMREQAKRFGADIRTEDVEELELDGPVKKVVVGGETYYARAVILAMGAAARYLGIPGEERLLGRGVSACATCDGFFFRDQDIVVVGGGDSAMEEATFLTKFARSVTLVHRREEFRASRIMLERAKANEKIRFVTGAEPVEVLGENSVTGLVVRDTVTGEQSTLDVTGMFVAIGHDPRSELVKGQVQLDDAGYVKVQSPTTATSTEGVFAAGDLVDHTYRQAITAAGTGCAAAIDAERWLADQGDITGNTLAAAGEPVAVDA; encoded by the coding sequence ATGACTACTCCGACCACGGTCCGTGACCTCATCATCGTCGGCTCCGGACCCGCCGGATACACGGCCGGCGTCTACGCCGCCCGTGCGGAGCTCGAGCCCCTGCTCTTCGAGGGCACCCAGTTCGGCGGCTCGCTGATGACCACCACCGAGGTGGAGAACTTCCCCGGCTTCCGCGAGGGCATCATGGGCCCGGACCTGATGGACGAGATGCGCGAGCAGGCCAAGCGCTTCGGTGCGGACATCCGCACCGAGGACGTCGAGGAACTCGAGCTCGACGGCCCGGTCAAGAAGGTCGTCGTGGGCGGCGAGACGTACTACGCGCGCGCCGTCATCCTCGCGATGGGCGCCGCCGCCCGCTACCTGGGCATCCCCGGCGAGGAACGCCTCCTCGGCCGCGGCGTCAGCGCCTGCGCCACCTGCGACGGCTTCTTCTTCCGCGACCAGGACATCGTCGTGGTCGGCGGCGGCGACTCCGCGATGGAGGAGGCCACCTTCCTCACCAAGTTCGCCCGCAGCGTCACCCTCGTGCACCGCCGCGAGGAGTTCCGCGCGTCCCGCATCATGCTCGAGCGCGCCAAGGCGAACGAGAAGATCCGCTTCGTCACAGGCGCCGAGCCGGTCGAGGTCCTCGGCGAGAACAGCGTCACCGGCCTGGTCGTGCGCGACACCGTCACCGGCGAGCAGTCCACGCTCGATGTGACCGGCATGTTCGTCGCGATCGGTCACGACCCGCGCAGCGAGCTCGTCAAGGGCCAGGTGCAGCTCGACGACGCCGGCTACGTCAAGGTGCAGTCGCCGACCACCGCGACCTCGACCGAGGGCGTCTTCGCCGCCGGCGACCTGGTGGACCACACCTACCGTCAGGCGATCACCGCCGCCGGCACCGGCTGCGCCGCCGCGATCGACGCCGAGCGCTGGCTGGCCGACCAGGGCGACATCACCGGCAATACCCTCGCCGCCGCGGGCGAGCCCGTCGCCGTCGACGCCTGA